The Vicinamibacterales bacterium sequence AACCATGCGGAAAGGAGAACATGCCTGCACCGAAGCTCTTGACGACGTTACCATCGAGGTCGAATTTGAAGATAGCGTCCTGATCTGAATTGGCACAGTGATTTGCTCCGCATCTGGAGAGAATCCAGAGGTGCCTACCGTCTGGGTCAGGGAAAATACCACTTGGAACACCGAGCTTCCACCCGTTGGGCATTGACTCCCATCCGTGGACCGCATGATATGGATTATTCGCGACCGATTGGGCTTTCAGTTGAGTGACGCCAATGGTGGTGAATCCCACAATGCAAAGCGCTAAGAAGAGCGTAGTGTGACTATGCCGCAACATAACTATCTCCTTTTTACTCAAGGAAGGCGAAGGGCTACGAGCGACCCTGGCTGGTTTCGTCCTGCAATCTGTACGACAATGTGTTGTCGCTCATTATGCATGTAGGTCATCATTCCGTACTGGCCAGAAGCTGGCAATTCGACTGCGCCAAGTCGTGCACCGGTTGACTTATCGATTGCTCGGAGTAAGGGCTGGCCAGCAGTGCCTTCAGCATGAATTAATAGACTTGCCGTAACCATCGTCACCGGATGCGATGTTACACCGGTATTTGGTAGCGGAACGTCTTTGAGGGCGGGGTGATTCGTGATTCGATCAGGTGTATCTCCATTAGGAATCCACCACAAATGTTCACCCGTGTTCATGTCAATGGCCGTGATTCGACTATACGGAGGCTTAAAGATTGGTAGTCCTTGTGGGCCACGAAAGTTTCCCCTGTTAATAACTGCATAATCCGAGATGGTCTTGCCCGTGGTCTTTGGATCGTCTGGCTCGTCAATCTCATGCCCTGGGACAATATTTTCAGACCGACATCCAGTCAATGAGCCAACGTAGAGGATACCGGTCTCAGGGTCGGCCGAGGTCGGGCCGAAGATGTTGGTTGCGCCGCTTGGGCAACTAACAAACGAACGGAGCCCTGATGGGTGTCCAGTTTGTATCGGAGGATTAAAGATTGGTCCAATCCGATAGTTCTTAATGATCTCTAGTGCTTCTTGGCGAAGTTCGGGAGTGAAGTCGATGAGGTCGGATTCAGTTAGGCCTTGCATGTCATAGGCCAATGGCCAGGTTGGAAAGGGTTGAGTGGGGGAGAGCTGTTCGCCTGGCACTTCTGATCTGGGCACTTCTCGTTCCTCGATTGGCCAAATCGGTTCTCCGGTCTCTCGGTCAAAAGTGTAAGCCCAACCCTGTTTCGTAGTCTGCACAACGATGGGTTTTGACTGTCCATCGACGGTGACGTTCAAGAGTACTGGGGCTGTAGGATTATCGAAGTTCCAGATGTCATGGTGAACTAATTGATAGTGCCAGACCCGATGGCCCGTTCTAACGTCTAGGGCGAGAAGGCTTGTGCCAAACAGATTGTCTCCTGGGCGAAATCCACCGTAAAAGTCGATTGTCGGCGGATTGGTTGGGATATAGACGATGCCCCGGTCCGGATCGGCTGACATCGGAGCCCATGAGGACACGTCACCTACCGTCTGCCAGGCGTCGTTTTCCCAGGTGTCGTGCCCAAATTCTCCCGGACGAGGAATCACGTGAAACTTCCACAGGTGTTCTCCCGTACGGGCATCGTAGGCCAGAATGTCACCGGGGATATTCTCGATACGAGTTTGGTAGTAGCCCTGCTCGTGAACATTACTTACGATGATTACTCCGTTGACCACAATTGGCGGTGACGAACTGCTCAGATTGCCAAGTTCGCGGGGAATTCCATGATCGGGATCGTAGGTGTAACCAGAATCAAGCCATGGAGCCCAGTCCGCTACGAGGTCCGGAAGCAGGTCCACGACGCCGCCCTCTGGAAAACCAGCTAACGGGACTGCCTGTCCCCAGTCCTCTAGGTGGCGGCCGGTTTTCGCGTCGAGTGCGTGAAGAAAGAACGCTGGGCTGCTAGCGAAGATGACTCCTCGACCATCGACCTCTCCATAGGCAACACCCTTACCGTAATTATTTCGCATGCCTCGGTCGTAACGTGTGGTGTGTGGTTCGCGGTAGGTCCACACCGTCTCCCCGGTGGCAGGGTCAACTGCGGCGATGGTTCGACGCTGCCCAGCAACGGTATACAGAAGGCCATCAACATAAATCGGAGTCGATCGAAACACGTAGTCAACACTGGGACCGAAGTTATCCCCGCGCCATATCCAGGCGACCTCGAGGTCTTCAAAGTTGCTAGCGTCGACCTGATCGAGCGGTGAATATCGAGTGTGTGCTGCATCTCCACCGATGTAGCGCCAGTCCCCTGCAATAGGGTCCTGGCTCTGAGCCACGGCTAGGTTCGCTGTTCCACAAAAAAGAATCAGAATGAGCAGCCAGGAGGTAATGATTTTCTGTTGTATTACAACAGCAGTTGACTTCATGATCATCGTCGGTCCTTCATCATCTTACGATTCACGGTGCGATCCTGTCGGCCAGAATTATACTCGGGCGCAGCCTACTTCAACATTTCGGGGGGTGGGATTCTGTCTAGTAACGTTAATCCTCGTCCCGGATCGATTCGGACAATAGTGTAGGTAATGGATTCTGGGATGTCTGAAAAATAGTGTGGCGTGCCAGCAGGGATAATAATGATGTCACCCTTGTTTACCTGGCGAACCATCCCACCTTCCATGCCAGTGCCCGTCGAGCCGGGTCCCGACAACATGCGTCTCAGAGCCGTGTTCTCACGAGCTCGCGGTGCGATGAGTCGGCCGCCGGTTACCAGTGTTGCTGAGCCCTCAACGATGCTGTAGACCTCGGTCACTTCGCTGTGAATCGTACCCGCCACCACGTTTGCTGACGGGCCTCGCCCAACAATCGCTACGCCAACATGGTATCCACCAGCATCGATGGTACGCATGGGTGAGTCAGTTATTCCTTGGGCGACTGCGATATCTAGAGTTTCTTGAAGCTCGGAGTTTGTTACGGTCACGGCAGGAATTGATACTGAGCTGACTTGCGCGATTAGAACTAGAAATGCAAGCAGGTTCACCATGTCACTCTCCTTTTATCGAGCCGGTAACACACAATCTGCGTCGTCCATCCCTTGACGCTTTACATCGGCGACCTGAAGTTCAACTAGGCTCAGCCAATACAGGCAAATACGCTACACTTGAAAGATGTCTGAGCGAACTCTTAATAGAAGTCTTCAACGACGAACCGATGCGACGATGGTAATTTGTTGATACCGTCTTTCTTTCGCAGTCTAGCCAGTATGATAGCCCGAATGCCATCAATCTGTTGGATCCAGCAATTACTCCGTTCAGTTCTGGTGTTCTGCATACTGATTCTAGTAAACGCGCCTCTCTTGGCGCGGCAAATCGATCCTCAAAGGTCTGGACCTACTAAGAGTTCGGCGTCTAAACCGGAGAGACGGTCCCTGAATGAAGAACAGGGTCGCGTTGTTGCTGAAGACGACCGGCTTCGTGTGAAGGTCCGTTTCATGGCCGCATATGGCCATGATTCAGCACAGGCATCATTAGGACTCGAGAAGCAAGGACGGGTTGGGTACGCCATTGTCAACCTCTCAGGCAGTATTAGCGAACGATTGTCGTATGTATTTGAAATTAATCCGATAACGGAAACGAGCGCATTGCCTGCGTGCGGTGAGAAAAACTTTTTCTTTCCAAATAGTCCAGATGCAATCGGGCCAACCGTTGGTTGCGATCCAGATGGACGAACGCGTGTTGACGACTATCGGTTTCTTGCGCTTGACCTAGTTAACCAGCAGGGAGCACTGCGTCAGGCCTACCTTTCATATGAACCGAGTTTCACCAAAGTTAAATTTGGGCGCTTTATGCTGCCGATTGGCTTTCATTGGGAAGATGCAGGCTCGTTTACTTCAAAAGATGCGACCCATATACAGCGCATTAATGCTGAATCAAATTTCGGCACTGTAATTTCACTGGTGGCTGGTGAAGATAGTGGTCGCGATACCCCTCTAGCCACGCTTAACCTGGCTGGGTTCTTAGGCGATGGTAATCGACAGTCTGATTACGACTATTTCTATTTTCTGAATCCAGATTTGGACACAAATTCTGCCTTAACGGTATTACTTTCTGGTGCCTTTGCCCCGTATCCGGGAATTGAGGTGCGTGGTGCTGTTAAGCGAGGGTTCAGCGGCTCCAAAGTGGAACGTTTACCAAACTACTTTGCGAGTAAACGACATGACTCGGCCGTGGTGCTCTCAGCTCGCTATTCTCCTGTTAGGTTTTTAACCGCCTTTGGTGAGTGGGCAAATTACACGTGGGGCCCAACAGAGACTTCAGCGCAGATGTTAGGCTTCGGTACCGCGCCAATTAAGAAATCAGGCTATTACGGGGGGATTGATAGTTTTATCCCGGTAACGGAGAACTTGAAGATCGGCACGGTGATCACACGTGAGGAGTTATCAAGAGATGATTCCTTGATTAAATATCTTTCTGAACAAGAACTCCTTAAGGTGTCAATGGGTAAGAAGGAACGCTCAACGGTATTTCGCATGTATGCGGATTTTGGTGAAGTTGTAACCTTGGCGTTTTATCGTAATTTAATGTCGAATCCATTCCCCTGGGTCTCAGGCATTGATCCAATTGACGGACCCCGAGCTTTTACCGGCCGAGGCACCGATAAGTGGGGACTTGTCGTCAGATTCAATCTGGAGTGAGGTTGGGGCGCAACGACCTTTATGTAGCGAGCGTTCGGGCTAATTGTTTTGTGAGGGCCCTCTTGGCTGCTGAGATCACTTTTATCGCTGGGAGAGTTCTAAGGCAGCGAAAATCCCCAGGTTCACA is a genomic window containing:
- a CDS encoding PQQ-binding-like beta-propeller repeat protein; the encoded protein is MKSTAVVIQQKIITSWLLILILFCGTANLAVAQSQDPIAGDWRYIGGDAAHTRYSPLDQVDASNFEDLEVAWIWRGDNFGPSVDYVFRSTPIYVDGLLYTVAGQRRTIAAVDPATGETVWTYREPHTTRYDRGMRNNYGKGVAYGEVDGRGVIFASSPAFFLHALDAKTGRHLEDWGQAVPLAGFPEGGVVDLLPDLVADWAPWLDSGYTYDPDHGIPRELGNLSSSSPPIVVNGVIIVSNVHEQGYYQTRIENIPGDILAYDARTGEHLWKFHVIPRPGEFGHDTWENDAWQTVGDVSSWAPMSADPDRGIVYIPTNPPTIDFYGGFRPGDNLFGTSLLALDVRTGHRVWHYQLVHHDIWNFDNPTAPVLLNVTVDGQSKPIVVQTTKQGWAYTFDRETGEPIWPIEEREVPRSEVPGEQLSPTQPFPTWPLAYDMQGLTESDLIDFTPELRQEALEIIKNYRIGPIFNPPIQTGHPSGLRSFVSCPSGATNIFGPTSADPETGILYVGSLTGCRSENIVPGHEIDEPDDPKTTGKTISDYAVINRGNFRGPQGLPIFKPPYSRITAIDMNTGEHLWWIPNGDTPDRITNHPALKDVPLPNTGVTSHPVTMVTASLLIHAEGTAGQPLLRAIDKSTGARLGAVELPASGQYGMMTYMHNERQHIVVQIAGRNQPGSLVALRLP